The following coding sequences lie in one Benincasa hispida cultivar B227 chromosome 6, ASM972705v1, whole genome shotgun sequence genomic window:
- the LOC120080379 gene encoding 4-coumarate--CoA ligase 2-like: MDHGLMNGQDFIFRSKLPDIYIPNHLPLHTYCFEHLSQFQHRPCLINGATGEVHTYAAVDLAARRVAAGLSKIGVGQGDVIMLMLQNSPEFVFAFLGASFAGAISTTANPLYKPGEIAKQAAGARPKVIITQAEFVEKVWGYAVEHGVKILCTDSPPVGCLRFSEVMEADENDIPAVKINSNDVVALPFSSGTTGVPKGVMLTHKSLVTSVAQQVDGENPNVNLYSNDVIICVLPLFHIYSLNSVLLCGLRVGAAILILKKYDMSSLLPLIQTYKATIAPFVPPIVLDFAKNPDIHRYDLSSIRIVMSGAAPMGKDLEDTVKARLPNATLGQGYGMTEAGPVLSMCLAFAKEPFEVKSGACGTVVRNAEMKIINPETSVSLPRNHPGEICIRGSQIMKGYINNREATEKTIDKDGWLHTGDLGFIDDNDEIFIVDRLKELIKYKGYQVAPAELEALLTSNPNISSAAVIPMEDEAAGEIPVAFVVRSKGSKISEDDLKKYISDQVIYYKKIRKVFFVDSIPIAPSGKILRKVLKAQLEAGAF; encoded by the exons ATGGATCATGGACTAATGAACGGCCAAGATTTCATCTTCCGATCAAAGCTCCCAGACATATACATTCCAAATCACCTCCCTCTGCATACCTATTGCTTTGAACACCTCTCCCAATTCCAGCACCGCCCCTGCCTAATCAACGGCGCCACCGGCGAGGTCCACACCTATGCCGCAGTCGACCTAGCAGCCAGACGTGTCGCTGCCGGGCTGAGCAAGATTGGGGTTGGACAAGGCGACGTGATAATGCTCATGCTCCAAAACAGCCCGGAATTCGTATTTGCGTTTCTTGGCGCGTCGTTCGCCGGTGCAATTAGCACCACGGCGAACCCGTTGTACAAGCCGGGGGAGATTGCAAAGCAGGCGGCAGGGGCGAGGCCAAAGGTAATTATTACACAAGCGGAGTTTGTGGAGAAGGTTTGGGGATATGCGGTGGAACATGGGGTGAAGATATTGTGTACGGATTCGCCGCCGGTTGGTTGTTTGAGATTCTCAGAGGTTATGGAGGCGGATGAAAATGATATTCCGGCGGTAAAGATTAATTCAAATGATGTTGTTGCTCTTCCTTTCTCGTCTGGAACTACGGGAGTTCCTAAAGGGGTTATGTTAACGCATAAATCTCTTGTTACGAGCGTTGCTCAGCAG gtggatggagagaatccAAATGTAAACTTATATAGCAACGATGTGATCATATGTGTTCTTCCATTATTCCATATCTACTCTCTCAATTCCGTTCTCCTCTGTGGATTACGTGTCGGCGCAGCCATTCTCATCCTTAAAAAATACGACATGTCGTCCCTTCTCCCCCTCATTCAAACCTACAAGGCCACAATTGCCCCCTTCGTCCCTCCCATCGTCTTGGACTTTGCCAAAAACCCCGATATCCACCGTTACGACTTGTCGTCCATCAGAATCGTCATGTCGGGTGCCGCCCCCATGGGCAAGGACCTCGAGGACACCGTTAAAGCTAGGCTCCCTAACGCCACGCTTGGACAG GGGTATGGAATGACGGAGGCAGGGCCAGTGCTATCAATGTGTTTGGCGTTCGCAAAGGAACCTTTCGAGGTAAAATCAGGTGCATGCGGGACTGTCGTAAGGAATGCTGAGATGAAGATCATAAACCCCGAAACTTCCGTATCTTTGCCACGTAATCACCCTGGTGAAATCTGCATACGTGGCTCCCAGATCATGAAAG GTTATATTAATAACAGAGAAGCGACCGAGAAAACTATAGACAAAGACGGATGGCTTCACACAGGAGACTTAGGGTTCATCGACGACAACGACGAGATCTTTATCGTCGATCGATTGAAGGAATTGATCAAGTACAAAGGATACCAAGTTGCCCCAGCAGAGCTTGAAGCTCTCTTGACTTCAAACCCTAACATTTCTTCAGCTGCTGTCATACC TATGGAAGATGAAGCAGCAGGAGAGATCCCTGTTGCATTTGTTGTTAGATCTAAAGGTTCCAAGATTAGTGAGGATGATCTCAAAAAGTATATTTCAGATCAG GttatatattacaaaaaaatCAGAAAGGTTTTCTTTGTGGACTCAATTCCAATTGCTCCTTCAGGGAAGATATTGAGGAAAGTTTTAAAAGCTCAGTTGGAGGCTGGTGCATTTTAA